The following coding sequences lie in one Myxococcus xanthus genomic window:
- a CDS encoding BamA/TamA family outer membrane protein, giving the protein MTPLLTAVLGVLLVATREEAPEGRFSVVPFVLPAYQPETSFLLGGAASLIYQPPASRGGRESQVMLAAAASTRGQFTLLLQPDVNLLDDRLNLTATASAARFPDRFFGMGARTRAEDEEDFTPIFFELELSPKWRIAPRLYVGPTVRYQHARFTYVAEDGAVRRMTGAEGGSTVQFGLTALYDSRDNTLNPLTGLVARLNLRRARDAWSSDYVFDVLRLDVRRYLTLPWGQRHVLAMQGLVDLRDGEPPFYDTGRLGGMELSRGYLEGRFRERQHLGAQVEYRAPLFWRLGGVAFVSAATVARSPRDFDLRDIKPAAGGGLRFAPMSNVPVNIRLDIAYGSEPSFYLNVGEAF; this is encoded by the coding sequence ATGACACCGCTCCTCACGGCCGTCCTCGGCGTCCTGCTCGTGGCCACTCGCGAGGAAGCACCGGAGGGGCGCTTCAGCGTCGTCCCCTTCGTGCTGCCCGCCTACCAGCCGGAGACGAGCTTCCTCCTGGGCGGCGCGGCATCGCTCATCTATCAGCCCCCGGCGTCGCGAGGCGGCAGGGAGTCCCAGGTGATGCTGGCTGCCGCCGCGAGCACCCGTGGCCAGTTCACCCTCCTCCTCCAGCCGGACGTGAATCTGCTCGACGACCGGCTGAACCTCACGGCCACCGCCAGCGCGGCGCGCTTCCCGGACCGCTTCTTCGGCATGGGCGCACGCACGCGGGCGGAGGACGAGGAGGACTTCACCCCCATCTTCTTCGAGCTTGAACTGAGTCCGAAGTGGCGCATCGCCCCCCGCCTCTATGTCGGCCCCACCGTGCGCTATCAGCACGCGCGCTTCACCTATGTCGCGGAGGACGGGGCGGTGCGGCGCATGACGGGCGCCGAGGGCGGTTCGACGGTTCAATTCGGACTCACCGCCCTTTATGACTCACGGGACAACACGCTCAATCCGCTGACAGGTCTGGTGGCGCGGCTCAACCTGCGCCGGGCGCGGGACGCGTGGAGCTCCGACTACGTCTTCGATGTGCTGCGGCTGGATGTCCGGCGCTACCTCACACTTCCATGGGGACAGCGGCACGTTCTCGCGATGCAGGGACTCGTCGACCTGCGCGACGGTGAACCGCCCTTCTATGACACGGGAAGGTTGGGTGGGATGGAGTTGAGCCGAGGCTACCTGGAGGGGCGCTTCCGCGAGCGCCAGCACCTGGGCGCGCAGGTCGAGTACCGCGCGCCCCTCTTCTGGCGACTGGGCGGCGTGGCCTTCGTCTCCGCGGCGACGGTGGCACGCAGCCCACGCGACTTCGACCTGCGTGACATCAAACCCGCGGCTGGCGGAGGGCTGCGCTTCGCACCCATGTCAAACGTTCCCGTCAATATCCGGCTCGATATCGCCTACGGAAGCGAACCGAGCTTCTACTTGAACGTGGGCGAGGCTTTCTAG
- a CDS encoding alpha/beta hydrolase family protein: protein MGAGLFAGGAAAALGLRSALAPVSKDVQGLNPRSDAWYDIRLTGDGLMDNQVLWFLSHATHGQSDVGEVLETASRIQPGDERSWFEAWTQTARRVHGHAQDAESKGHLLSAGQAYARAANYYRAATMHYTDLEDPRTLEVTRQAATTFEKSNGLLGYDVQPLAIPYEGTSLAAYFVRSPHAKPSAPVILLHQGLHAWPEETKWVWEGAARRGYHVLMFHGPGQGRSLREHRLSFRPDWEKAVSPVVDAAERISGVDPRRILLMGLSFGGALAPRAAAFEHRIALCIANPGVLSWWESTSSHFNRFLPGSLALLKSHPEKFDQAITALADRWPTAQYWLRDVYWKHGARSPSELFRKLEEFTNEAIVDRIRCPVLIMEGEAEDASPGQSQKLYDALRGPKHLMMFTHEEAAPLHCQAASTALAEARLFDWLDENV from the coding sequence CGCTGGCACCAGTGTCCAAGGACGTGCAGGGCCTCAACCCCCGAAGCGACGCCTGGTACGACATCCGCCTCACGGGGGACGGGCTGATGGACAACCAGGTGCTCTGGTTCCTCAGCCATGCCACCCATGGCCAAAGCGACGTGGGAGAAGTGCTGGAGACGGCCAGCCGCATCCAGCCCGGGGACGAGCGCAGCTGGTTCGAGGCGTGGACCCAGACGGCGCGGCGGGTCCACGGCCACGCCCAGGACGCCGAGTCCAAGGGCCACCTGCTGAGCGCCGGCCAGGCCTACGCGCGCGCGGCGAACTACTACCGCGCGGCGACGATGCACTACACGGACCTGGAGGACCCGCGGACGCTCGAGGTGACGCGCCAGGCGGCCACCACCTTCGAGAAGTCGAACGGGCTGCTCGGCTACGACGTGCAGCCGCTGGCCATCCCCTACGAGGGCACCTCGCTGGCGGCGTACTTCGTGCGCTCGCCGCACGCGAAGCCCAGCGCGCCCGTCATCCTCCTCCACCAGGGGCTGCATGCCTGGCCGGAGGAGACGAAGTGGGTCTGGGAAGGCGCGGCCCGGCGCGGCTACCACGTGCTCATGTTCCACGGCCCGGGCCAGGGCCGCTCGCTGCGGGAACACCGGCTGAGCTTCCGGCCGGATTGGGAGAAGGCCGTCAGCCCCGTGGTGGACGCGGCCGAGCGCATCAGCGGGGTGGACCCTCGCCGCATCCTCCTCATGGGCCTGTCGTTCGGCGGCGCCCTGGCGCCTCGGGCGGCGGCGTTCGAGCATCGCATCGCCCTGTGCATCGCCAACCCCGGCGTCCTCAGCTGGTGGGAGTCCACCAGCTCGCACTTCAACCGCTTCCTCCCGGGCTCGCTGGCGCTGCTGAAGTCACACCCGGAGAAGTTCGACCAGGCGATTACCGCGCTCGCGGACCGCTGGCCCACCGCCCAGTACTGGCTGCGTGACGTGTATTGGAAGCATGGCGCCCGGTCGCCGTCGGAGCTCTTCCGCAAGCTGGAGGAGTTCACCAACGAGGCCATCGTCGACCGCATCCGCTGCCCGGTGCTCATCATGGAGGGCGAGGCGGAGGATGCCTCGCCGGGCCAATCCCAGAAGCTCTACGACGCGCTCCGGGGCCCCAAGCACCTGATGATGTTCACCCACGAAGAGGCCGCGCCCCTGCACTGCCAGGCGGCGTCCACGGCGCTGGCCGAAGCGCGCCTGTTCGACTGGCTCGACGAAAACGTCTGA